Proteins encoded within one genomic window of Plasmodium cynomolgi strain B DNA, chromosome 11, whole genome shotgun sequence:
- a CDS encoding hypothetical protein (putative), which produces MHKYKHNYKHILYGLSGALSGWVLRDLVICLSSNLSLSNGMLINKFICSKDDFVKNILHELKYCFDSLELKKGFNNYHIYTKENDNFVETLYIEKWNNTKNMNENLYSEYSKKTLHYLKKINILFSPSLFVLLRQYPGCDTPTYLKNYFDFTK; this is translated from the exons ATGCACAAGTACAAGCACAATTACAAGCACATTTTGTACGGCCTTAGCGGGGCGCTGAGCGGGTGGGTGTTAAGAGACCTGGTGATCTGCTTATCAAGTAACCTGAGCTTATCAAACGGAATGCTcataaacaaatttatttgcaGCAAAGATGATTTCGTAAAAAACATCCTCCACGAACTTAAGTACTGTTTCGATTCACTcgagttaaaaaaaggtttcAATAATTatcacatatatacaaaGGAAAATGATAACTTTGTGGAAACTCTATACATAGAGAAGTGGaacaatacaaaaaatatgaatgagAATTTGTATAGTGAGTATAGTAAAAAGACTTTACATTACTTGAagaaaattaacattttgttttctccctccttgtTTGTTTTGCTAAGACAGTATCCAGGATGTGATACGCCGACTTATTTGAAGAATTACTTCGA TTTCACCAAATGA
- a CDS encoding hypothetical protein (putative), whose protein sequence is MKKIKLNITREEDNLQSNIYYVCEKNILISQLNLTINYEENNMDEDEIVEHGKDTVNKHKKDKKAKQHKGIKIKISYSDELNNLYLNNVINNLYDYIFESKGNNFNIHKNDRWQVLINIYIYEYTPFIYDHICNVINVHLSLLLIPFCFYDFDEKWYRCVQNYEELCRLLSGGSSLCDPAKTGGENSTDIIILDRNEQNKKIIINQLENNNFDLFYEDFLLRTQNVDDNIYNNIVEKHSFWNFTKRTSFDRLPCENNGDKFDLHENYYILFNANTATVDERSILENSKETIQFYYEFIVNYCTSYFAAHFVK, encoded by the exons atgaaaaaaataaaactaaacATCACGCGGGAAGAGGACAACTTGCAAAGTAACATATACTACGTGTGcgagaaaaatatactaaTCTCACAACTAAATCTGACGATAAACTatgaggaaaataatatgGACGAAGACGAAATTGTTGAGCATGGCAAAGATACAGTAAATAAGCATAAGAAGgataaaaaggcaaaacaaCACAAAGGAATTAAGATAAAGATATCGTATAGCGATGAGCTAAATAACCTATACCTAAACAATGtgataaataatttgtacgattacatttttgaaagcaaagggaataattttaatatacataagAATGACCGTTGGCAGgtgttaataaatatatacatttatgagTATACGCCATTTATATATGACCATATCTGCAATGTGATTAATGTACACCTGTCTCTTTTGCtaatccctttttgtttctacGACTTTGATGAGAAATGGTACAGGTGTGTTCAGAATTACGAGGAGTTGTGTCGGCTGCTATCAGGGGGAAGTTCCTTGTGTGACCCTGCGAAGACAGGAGGAGAAAACTCGACTGATATTATAATCCTAGATAGAAATGAACAGAACAAAAAGATAATAATAAACCAATTAGAAAACAAtaattttgatttattt TATGAAGACTTTCTCCTACGAACACAAAACGTAGATgataatatttacaataatatTGTTGAGAAGCATTCCTTCTggaattttacaaaaaggacaTCATTTGATAGACTGCCCTGTGAAAATAATGGAGACAAATTTGATTTACacgaaaattattatatccTCTTTAATGCAAATACTGCGACTGTTGATGAGAGAAGCATTTTGGAAAACTCCAAGGAGACCATCCAGTTTTATTACGAGTTTATCGTCAATTACTGCACAAGTTATTTTGCTGCACATTTTGTGAAGTAA
- a CDS encoding hypothetical protein (putative), producing MDLSRGKVIIEKDINKYTIDENVFFFEPKKEDVYDENTNLRYIFHNTFISTDEEIAISEFKKYCKNKSLKINKSFFENECLRYLYSAQFDFAKALDLIKSNYEFRLSNILPIKEKDVINYINKGVIYWHGRDKKCRPILIINLLNVESLDIENYISLIDCSGISLSKFPMSTFMKLLEIMNSKYRCRLFRMYIIDAPKIFKTFGKSFLNFAPSYMTKKLKILDTNYASYLREEIFDTQLEKRYGGVREIRDSVFYPFAFYPNCSCEGGAVGSVGAVGSIGAAAAAGAATLEVEVDSGSAGEKDPPRGHGFQQMSDKARDFLMSGYSLHLKLVDRTHKELMRKHYSSLASGDGHGKSRVKRSSSNNSSMKHLVSHGNNSSTKSCFIDAVINQVYQIESNNILKNNKFVNAKGSYVVSVGSTHNWLFKLKHLFLPDITINYLKSRFPFIINYLIVKSNFKSMQEYAKYIETHACVEGDDSIHGKHGSGRHDRDGRGTSSGHPYGGKLFHSLSSTANTTSNAPANRTANAPANRTANTIAHFGDDPDEKHSHKLNSVKSMNSHVDITRVKEGKSRGNTPHAHKSRRSKKKGEGGTTQNGFSKFDAHRGGSGCGVGSPCGDRGGQGDDSTRRTGKHNKLPSKDAKKNFYANSESIFEDNNGDKSAKDKSDHLQNKQPSKSRREWKEKTQKCYKIKATNNLFRDELVNHTHKVECVEKTFLNRVVGVGDYSPCYDFFVDMDNSGKATESTQRECANSAVSLTNATCAATSTKTANSTKAANSIKTMSSMNTLNTFNSMNSANSENKLHRKSSVISMKSVIPKRLDYANSKFQRQSTTMNTSISTKQSKYSFSKLGTGEHLEQAPRNDPSGDATRRSNANSVKKKISSPSANVTHTADDGPPTEEKNPNLTAPETESDCTKQTKGNASDRSKRRLNKIKIIGLQFFNKRTSKM from the exons ATGGATCTGTCAAGGGGGAAAGTCATAATCGAAAAAGATATCAACAAATACACAATAGACGAAAACGTATTTTTCTTCGAGCCAAAGAAGGAGGACGTGTACGACGAAAACACAAACCTGAGGTACATATTCCACAACACATTCATAAGCACAGATGAAGAAATTGCAATAAGTGAATTCAAAAagtattgtaaaaataaatcgttaaaaataaataaatcatttttcgaaaatgaaTGCTTGCGTTACCTGTACTCAGCGCAATTCGATTTTGCAAAAGCGTTAGACTTGATTAAGAGTAACTATGAATTCAGACTGTCCAACATCCTACccataaaagaaaaggacgTTATAAATTACATTAACAAAGGAGTCATATACTGGCATGGAAgagataaaaaatgtagaccCATTCTGATAATCAATTTATTGAATGTAGAATCGTTAGAT atagaaaattatatatctCTTATTGACTGCTCTGGGATTTCTTTATCTAAATTTCCCATGTCTACATTTATGAAATTATTGGAGATTATGAATTCAAAATATCGATGTAGATTATTTCGGATGTACATAATTGATGCTCCGAAGATTTTCAAAACCTTTGGGAAGTCGTTTTTAAATTTCGCTCCGTCCTACATGACGAAGAAGCTAAAGATTTTGGACACCAATTATGCGTCTTATTTGAGGGAGGAAATTTTCGACACCCAGTTGGAGAAGAGGTACGGGGGAGTTCGGGAGATCCGGGACAGCGTCTTTTACCCCTTCGCCTTTTACCCCAACTGTTCTTGTGAGGGGGGAGCGGTTGGATCGGTTGGAGCGGTTGGATCGATTGGAGCGGCTGCAGCTGCTGGAGCGGCGACGCTGGAGGTAGAAGTTGACTCTGGGAGTGCTGGCGAAAAGGACCCCCCCCGCGGACACGGTTTCCAACAAATGAGCGACAAAGCGCGCGACTTCCTAATGTCAGGCTATTCATTACACCTGAAATTGGTGGACCGAACTCACAAGGAATTGATGAGAAAGCATTATTCCTCCCTCGCGTCGGGAGACGGTCACGGCAAGAGTAGAGTTaaaaggagcagcagcaacaaTAGCAGCATGAAGCACCTGGTCAGCCACGGAAATAACAGCAGCACTA AAAGCTGTTTCATCGATGCGGTGATAAATCAAGTATATCAAATCGAAAGTaacaacattttaaaaaacaataaatttgtgaaTGCAAAAGGTAGCTATGTCGTTAGTGTAGGAAGTACACACAACTGGCTCTTCAAACTGAAGCACCTATTTCTTCCCGATATAACCATCAATTATTTAAAGAGCAGATTTCCCTTCATTATAAATTACCTCATCGTGAAATCTAATTTTAAGTCTATGCAGGAGTATGCGAAATATATAGAGACTCATGCCTGCGTGGAGGGAGATGATTCTATTCACGGCAAACATGGCAGTGGCAGACATGATCGAGATGGCAGAGGGACCAGCAGTGGCCATCCATATGGCGGAAAACTTTTCCATTCCCTTAGTTCGACTGCCAATACGACTTCAAATGCGCCTGCCAATAGGACTGCAAATGCGCCTGCCAATAGGACTGCAAATACCATTGCCCATTTTGGGGATGACCCGGACGAGAAACATTCGCACAAGTTAAATAGTGTAAAGTCGATGAATAGCCATGTGGATATAACTCGCgtgaaggaggggaagagCAGAGGGAATACTCCCCACGCGCACAAGTCAAGGAGGAGTAAGAAAAAGGGCGAAGGGGGAACGACGCAGAATGGGTTCAGCAAGTTCGATGCGCACAGGGGAGGTTCTGGCTGCGGTGTTGGAAGCCCCTGCGGTGATCGAGGCGGTCAGGGAGATGACAGCACGAGGAGGACAGGAAAACACAATAAACTCCCCTCCAAAGATGCGAAGAAAAACTTTTACGCCAATTCGGAATCCATCTTTGAAGATAATAATGGCGATAAATCTGCTAAGGATAAGAGTGACCACCTGCAAAATAAGCAGCCCAGTAAGTCCAGGAGAGAGTGGAAGGAGAAAACCCAAAAGTGCTACAAAATTAAGGCAACGAATAATTTGTTCAGGGATGAATTGGTAAATCATACGCACAAGGTAGAGTGTGTTGAGAAGACCTTTTTGAATAGAGTGGTGGGGGTTGGAGATTACTCCCCATGTTATGATTTCTTCGTTGACATGGATAATTCGGGCAAGGCGACAGAGAGTACACAGCGTGAGTGTGCAAACAGCGCGGTGAGCTTAACAAACGCGACCTGCGCGGCCACCTCGACCAAAACGGCCAACTCTACCAAAGCGGCCAACTCGATCAAAACGATGAGCTCGATGAACACTCTCAACACGTTCAACTCGATGAACAGCGCCAACTCCGAAAACAAATTACACAGAAAGTCATCCGTAATTAGCATGAAGTCAGTTATACCCAAGAGGCTAGACTACGCCAATTCGAAATTCCAGAGGCAGTCTACCACCATGAATACGTCCATCAGTACCAAGCAATCCAAATATTCGTTTAGTAAATTAGGAACAGGGGAACATTTAGAGCAAGCACCACGGAATGACCCTTCAGGTGATGCGACACGTAGGAGTAACGCCAATTCggtcaagaaaaaaatttcatcaccGAGCGCTAACGTAACGCACACTGCAGACGATGGACCGCCAACTGAGGAAAAGAACCCAAATCTCACCGCCCCTGAAACGGAATCGGATTGCACTAAACAGACAAAGGGTAATGCGTCCGATAGGAGTAAGCGAAGGCTCAACAAAATTAAGATTATTGGCTTGCagttttttaataaaaggaCATCCAAAATGTAG
- a CDS encoding hypothetical protein (putative): protein MNSDVDPAGINPVGINPAGINPVDIDPVDIDPADVDCPGEVPDEVPPRCDPPDSETKDGDEHESNDSADAEGVISFLSKVSENITNLCRNEDQVSTKKKESEKMKKELKRVLKFIKTNEQKHRQNEEHIKDLKEKIEKYAIKNKEITKCYEEKKKNIQLLQGESDKLHNLFDSNQKKEDKWNIERENYLEDIESLKTHIEELEIKVEKKNNEIEGLKRENEHILLKVDNLEKNSKELKNENIEMSENLNGVKKENVKKNITIDNLKKELEEKKKLDEEYNKDKLLIEKNTEILIEERNYINEELIKTQKLLENQINKNRDLQNCKSNLLEKVDLLEKKQKDHLKKNADLEKKLQDLNKKNKLLMNEAKMKENEIANNTSVINALTNGNSKMKVKLDQECFKIKLMQKENKSLTINVKSLTYEIQNLLKLTEEIKNKYQNQKKEINDLIVEKEQTKKLIEKIDEGIKKSTESAKKDKMFNINLEKDIKKSTEEKNKLNEEIQSLVKEKEKLIQELSNTSSKVINSTNELINKDSKIGTYLKIINSLKNDLAKEKALYENIKSEKINTNKSLTEIKEKLSTLEERHKIQNNELEQIKNEKKNIEAKIGDSMEDKKNAISQCEKLKEQIEKLKSHHEDSKTKQLHDKKTIEQLDFEINDLNNKLKNYEKSVNQNKKEKDLLNNEVKEKNEHIATLKEKLKLLQISHDKLDVDSKNHLQEIKNLNKKVANLKSSSELSNLSKEQLNNTKLQINSLKKELINEQNKVKTLSEELEKPINIHRWRNIEGNDPTAFDLIQKLRCVQKKLIEKTEESMKKNSIIQLKTKECEQLQQQLGNLSKQPDVQDVTQIRKKLREKETLIKSLTAEISMYQEETEKKAKRRG, encoded by the exons atgaattccgATGTGGATCCTGCGGGTATCAATCCTGTGGGTATCAATCCTGCGGGTATCAATCCTGTGGACATCGACCCTGTGGACATCGACCCTGCAGATGTCGATTGCCCTGGGGAAGTACCCGATGAAGTTCCCCCTCGCTGTGACCCCCCCGACAGTGAAACAAAAGACGG TGACGAACACGAATCAAACGACAGCGCCGATGCAGAAGGGGTGATAAGCTTCCTCTCCAAAGTAAGCGAAAATATAACCAACCTGTGCAGGAATGAAGACCAAGTtagcaccaaaaaaaaggagagtgaaaaaatgaagaaagaacTCAAAAGGGTATTAAAGTTCATcaaaacaaacgaacaaaaacATAGACAGAATGAAGAGCATATAAAAGATCTAAAAGAAAAGatagaaaaatatgccattaaaaataaagaaattacaaagtgctacgaagaaaaaaaaaagaatatccAACTTCTTCAGGGAGAATCTGACAAACTTCACAACTTATTTGATAGCAaccagaagaaggaggacaaATGGAATATCGAGAGGGAAAACTACTTAGAAGACATAGAGTCCCTAAAAACTCATATAGAAGAATTAGAAATAAAggtcgaaaaaaagaataacgaAATTGAAGGGCTAAAGAGGGAAAATGAACACATCCTGTTAAAAGTTGACAACTTAGAAAAGAACagcaaagaattaaaaaatgaaaatatcgAAATGAGTGAAAATCTCAACggggtgaaaaaagaaaatgtgaagaagaacaTCACGATAGataatttgaagaaagaattggaggagaaaaaaaaactagatGAAGAATACAACAAGGACAAATTGCTGATCGAAAAGAATACAGAAATTTTGATAGAGGAGAGGAACTATATCAATGAAGAGTTGATAAAAACACAGAAGCTGCTGGAAAatcaaattaacaaaaatagaGATCTGCAAAATTGTAAGTCGAACCTTCTCGAAAAGGTTGACttgctagaaaaaaaacaaaaagatcacttaaaaaaaaatgccgacTTGGAAAAGAAGCTGCAAGacttgaacaaaaaaaataaactcctCATGAATGAagcgaaaatgaaagaaaacgaaattgCCAATAACACCTCCGTTATTAACGCCCTCACCAATGGGAactcaaaaatgaaagtaaAACTAGACCAGGAATGcttcaaaataaaactaatgcagaaggaaaacaaatcgCTAACTATTAATGTTAAGTCACTCACGTATGAAATTCAGAATTTACTCAAACTGacagaagaaataaaaaacaagtaCCAAAAtcagaagaaagaaattaatgACCTCATTGTAGAGAAGGAACAAACCAAAAAacttattgaaaaaatagacgagggtattaaaaaaagtacagaaTCTGCtaagaaggacaaaatgtTTAACATCAATCTCGAGAAagacattaaaaaaagtacagaagaaaaaaacaaactgaaTGAAGAAATTCAATCCCTCGttaaggagaaagaaaaattaatacaaGAGTTATCAAACACGAGTAGTAAAGTCATAAACAGTACCAACGAGTTGATAAATAAAGACAGCAAAATTGGGACCTatcttaaaattattaattcttTGAAAAACGATCTAGCTAAGGAGAAGGCcctttatgaaaatataaaaagcgaaaaaattaataccaATAAGAGTCTCAcagaaattaaagaaaaactgtCGACTCTGGAAGAGAGACACAAAATACAGAACAACGAActagaacaaataaaaaatgaaaaaaaaaatatagaagcAAAAATTGGAGATTCCAtggaggataaaaaaaatgctataaGTCAATGTGAAAAGCTAAAggaacaaattgaaaaattgaaaagtcATCATGAAGATAGCAAAACGAAGCAACTGCACGACAAAAAAACTATCGAACAACTAGACTTTGAAATTAATGACCTaaataacaaattaaaaaactatGAAAAGAGTGTTAACCAAaacaagaaggagaaagatCTTCTAAACAAcgaagtgaaggaaaaaaatgaacatatagCAACACTCAAGGAAAAGCTCAAGCTGCTGCAAATCTCTCATGATAAACTAGACGTCGATAGTAAAAACCATCtacaagaaattaaaaacttgaataaaaaagttgcCAACTTGAAATCCTCCTCCGAACTCTCCAATCTCTCCAAGGAACAGTTAAACAATACAAAGCTACAAATTAACTCGCTCAAAAAGGAACTAAtcaatgaacaaaataaagtcaaAACCTTATCGGAGGAGTTGGAAAAACCAATAAATATCCACAGGTGGAGAAACATCGAGGGGAATGACCCCACTGCCTTCGACTTGATACAGAAACTTAgatgtgtacaaaaaaagttaatagaaaaaacggaggagtccatgaagaaaaatagcaTAATACAGTTGAAGACAAAGGAATGCGAACAGCTGCAACAGCAGCTGGGCAATTTGTCCAAGCAACCCGACGTGCAGGATGTCACTCAAATACGCAAGAAGCTGCGCGAGAAGGAGACACTCATCAAGTCGCTCACGGCGGAGATTTCGATGTATCAGGAGGAGACCGAGAAGAAGGCCAAGCGGAGAGGTTAA
- a CDS encoding 3-oxoacyl-[acyl-carrier-protein] synthase i/ii (putative) produces the protein MACGIGSEIDKKIFNPSDYYTNKKDVNRNDDCTHYAVAATRLAIDDAKIDLHKIDCNKVGTIIGSGIGGLLFLEKEMKTLYEKGHKRISPYLIPAMIANTPAGFVSMEHNLRGISLGMLSACATSGNTIGEAYRYIKYKEYDVMVCGGTEASITPISFAGFNALRALCSGYNDNPKKGCRPFDLKRSGFVMGEGAGILILESYEHALRRNAKIYGEILAYSSESDAFHITSPEPSGRGLCNSINKAIKNANINISDVKYVNAHGTSTNLNDKIETKVLKTVFKDHAYKLHVSSTKSMTGHCIGAAGAIESIVCLKAMQTNIIPPTINYENKDVECDLNYTPNKSLHSKENIDISLNTNLGFGGHNTALLFGKITK, from the coding sequence ATGGCCTGCGGCATAGGCAGcgaaattgataaaaaaattttcaacccCTCTGATTATtacacaaacaaaaaagatgTTAATCGGAACGATGATTGCACGCATTACGCTGTGGCTGCAACAAGATTAGCCATAGATGACGCAAAAATTgatttacacaaaattgacTGCAACAAAGTAGGGACCATCATCGGAAGTGGAATCGGTGGGTTGCTTTTTCTagaaaaggaaatgaaaacattATACGAAAAGGGACATAAAAGAATAAGTCCTTATTTAATCCCAGCAATGATAGCAAATACACCAGCAGGGTTTGTATCCATGGAACATAATTTAAGAGGAATTTCACTCGGCATGTTAAGTGCCTGTGCAACCTCTGGAAACACAATTGGGGAAGCATATcgatatattaaatataaagaatacGATGTAATGGTTTGTGGAGGAACTGAGGCAAGCATTACTCCTATAAGTTTTGCCGGATTTAACGCATTAAGAGCGTTATGTAGTGGATATAATGATAAccccaaaaaagggtgtAGACCGTTTGACTTGAAAAGAAGCGGTTTTGTCATGGGAGAAGGGGCTGggattttaattttagagTCGTATGAACATGCACTTAGGAGGAATGCCAAAATATATGGAGAAATTTTAGCATACTCTTCCGAAAGCGATGCGTTTCATATTACATCCCCAGAGCCAAGTGGACGGGGACTCTGCAATTCTATCAACAAGgctataaaaaatgcaaatataaacatatCCGATGTTAAGTACGTTAATGCACATGGAACTTCTACCAACTTGaatgacaaaattgaaaCGAAGGTATTAAAAACTGTGTTTAAGGATCATGCGTATAAGTTGCATGTATCTTCGACTAAAAGTATGACTGGTCATTGCATAGGAGCTGCAGGCGCAATTGAATCCATCGTATGTTTGAAagcaatgcaaacaaatattATTCCTCCCACCATTAATTACGAAAACAAGGATGTTGAGTGCGATTTGAATTATACACCGAATAAGAGTTTACACTCGAAGGAAAATATAGACATTTCGTTAAATACCAATTTAGGATTTGGTGGACACAACACTGCTCTGTTGTTTgggaaaattacaaaatga